In Desulfonatronospira thiodismutans ASO3-1, a single window of DNA contains:
- a CDS encoding GntR family transcriptional regulator produces the protein MEDNNCEMKSLVAYQRIRDMIISREKFPGTRLVISDLEDELGIGKGPIREALMRLDRSGLVRNIPYKGAVVAEAPRMREIEAIYEMRAKLETTLALEAMENVDEQDIANLESILSEMDPELNLHELYHLDRYFHSQLYGYSRLPHLCLVVDKLMESVDIFLINRPRGSKYLIQMQAQHNQIIDALKNKDETMLKKSLKHNIKHGLRLIKKAYGPYMHH, from the coding sequence ATGGAAGATAATAACTGTGAAATGAAGTCACTGGTGGCATATCAAAGGATCAGAGATATGATCATTTCCAGGGAAAAATTCCCCGGAACGCGCCTTGTTATCTCTGATCTGGAGGATGAACTGGGAATAGGCAAAGGGCCGATCAGGGAAGCCTTAATGCGTTTGGATCGTTCCGGTCTTGTGCGGAATATTCCTTATAAGGGTGCTGTGGTGGCAGAGGCTCCGCGAATGCGGGAAATTGAAGCCATATATGAAATGCGGGCCAAGCTGGAAACGACCCTCGCCTTAGAGGCCATGGAAAATGTGGATGAGCAAGACATTGCCAATCTGGAATCCATACTGTCTGAAATGGATCCAGAACTGAATCTCCATGAGTTATACCATCTGGATCGCTATTTCCATTCCCAGCTTTACGGATATTCAAGGTTACCCCATCTTTGCCTCGTAGTGGACAAGCTGATGGAGTCCGTAGACATTTTCCTTATCAATCGTCCTCGCGGCAGCAAGTATTTAATCCAGATGCAGGCTCAGCACAATCAGATTATTGATGCTCTCAAAAATAAGGATGAAACCATGCTCAAAAAGAGTTTGAAGCACAATATCAAGCATGGGTTGAGGCTGATCAAAAAGGCTTATGGTCCTTATATGCACCATTAG